The following coding sequences are from one Pseudonocardia sp. HH130630-07 window:
- the rpmE gene encoding 50S ribosomal protein L31 — protein MREGIHPQYVDTQVTCGCGNQFSTRSTKGNGAITVEVCSACHPFYTGKQKILDSGGRVARFEARYGKRQRAAQ, from the coding sequence ATGCGCGAGGGCATCCACCCTCAGTACGTCGACACCCAGGTCACCTGTGGGTGCGGCAACCAGTTCAGCACCCGCAGCACCAAGGGCAACGGTGCGATCACCGTCGAGGTCTGCTCGGCCTGCCACCCGTTCTACACGGGCAAGCAGAAGATCCTGGACTCCGGTGGCCGGGTCGCCCGCTTCGAGGCCCGGTACGGGAAGCGCCAGCGCGCCGCTCAGTAG
- the thrC gene encoding threonine synthase: MPVRPDWTVVTLGEGGTPLLPAPRLSELTGCQVYLKVDGANPTGSFKDRGMTMAVTAALADGKQSVLCASTGNTSASAAAYATRAGMTCAVLVPSGKIALGKLAQAVASGARILQIDGNFDDCLELARKTTADFPAIALVNSVNPTRIAGQASAAYEICDQLGRAPDVHCLPVGNAGNITAYWQGYRGYHADGIVSGLPRMFGFQAAGAAPLVHGAPVSAPETIATAIRIGAPASWKGATTARDESGGRFAAVTDDEILSAYRMLSAQEGVFVEPASASSVAGLLQSHADGTLPADSLVVCTVTGHGLKDPDTALLTAPDPEIVPIDPGAVVAALELA, translated from the coding sequence CCTGGGCGAGGGCGGGACCCCGCTGCTCCCGGCGCCGCGGCTGTCCGAGCTGACCGGCTGCCAGGTGTACCTGAAGGTCGACGGGGCCAACCCGACCGGCTCGTTCAAGGACCGCGGGATGACCATGGCGGTCACCGCGGCGCTGGCCGACGGCAAGCAGAGCGTGCTCTGCGCGTCCACCGGGAACACGTCGGCGTCGGCCGCCGCCTACGCGACCCGGGCCGGGATGACGTGCGCGGTGCTCGTGCCGAGCGGCAAGATCGCGCTGGGCAAGCTGGCCCAGGCCGTCGCGAGCGGCGCCCGGATCCTGCAGATCGACGGCAACTTCGACGACTGCCTGGAGCTCGCCCGCAAGACCACGGCCGACTTCCCGGCGATCGCGCTGGTCAACTCGGTGAACCCGACCCGGATCGCGGGCCAGGCCTCGGCGGCCTACGAGATCTGCGACCAGCTCGGCCGCGCCCCGGACGTGCACTGCCTGCCGGTGGGCAACGCCGGCAACATCACCGCCTACTGGCAGGGCTACCGCGGCTACCACGCCGACGGCATCGTCTCCGGGCTCCCGCGGATGTTCGGCTTCCAGGCCGCCGGTGCCGCGCCGCTGGTGCACGGTGCACCGGTCAGCGCGCCGGAGACGATCGCGACCGCGATCCGGATCGGCGCCCCGGCGTCGTGGAAGGGCGCCACCACCGCCCGCGACGAGTCGGGCGGTCGCTTCGCCGCCGTCACCGACGACGAGATCCTGTCCGCCTACCGGATGCTGTCCGCGCAGGAGGGCGTGTTCGTGGAGCCGGCGTCGGCGTCCAGTGTGGCCGGGCTGCTCCAGTCGCACGCCGACGGCACCCTGCCCGCGGACTCCCTCGTCGTCTGCACGGTGACCGGGCACGGGCTCAAGGACCCGGACACCGCGCTGCTCACCGCGCCGGACCCGGAGATCGTCCCGATCGACCCGGGCGCCGTCGTGGCCGCGCTCGAGCTGGCCTGA
- the thrB gene encoding homoserine kinase has translation MGRPTRVRVRVPGSTANLGPGFDCLGMALGLYDEIDVEVQSSAGVFVDVAGEGARFVPRDERHLVLRAMRQAFELFGEAPEGLRLRCTNAVPHSRGLGSSAAAAVAGVTAAAVLAGRDVELERDVLLQLAAGMEGHADNAAASLLGGFVVAWEAPGSARRFHAEKLDVHPDVAPVALVPGTESSTRTTRGLLPAQVPLADAAHTGSRCALAVLALTRRPDLLLAATEDRLHQPYRRPAYPASLRLVEALREHGVAAAVSGAGPTVLALTTDGAVPAGVDTEGFAVRPLGVDTEGVRVEVL, from the coding sequence ATGGGCCGCCCCACCCGCGTCCGGGTCCGCGTGCCCGGGTCGACGGCGAACCTCGGGCCGGGGTTCGACTGCCTCGGTATGGCGCTGGGCCTGTACGACGAGATCGACGTCGAGGTCCAGTCGTCGGCTGGGGTGTTCGTCGACGTCGCGGGGGAGGGGGCCCGGTTCGTCCCGCGCGACGAGCGGCACCTCGTCCTGCGGGCGATGCGGCAGGCGTTCGAGCTGTTCGGCGAGGCCCCCGAGGGGCTGCGACTGCGCTGCACCAACGCCGTACCGCACTCGCGTGGGCTGGGCAGCTCGGCCGCCGCCGCCGTCGCCGGGGTGACCGCGGCCGCGGTGCTCGCCGGGCGGGACGTCGAGCTGGAGCGCGACGTGCTGCTGCAGCTCGCGGCCGGGATGGAGGGGCACGCCGACAACGCGGCCGCCAGCCTGCTCGGCGGGTTCGTCGTCGCCTGGGAGGCGCCGGGCTCGGCCCGCCGGTTCCACGCCGAGAAGCTCGACGTCCATCCGGACGTGGCGCCGGTGGCCCTCGTGCCCGGGACCGAGTCCTCCACCCGGACCACCCGGGGCCTGCTCCCGGCGCAGGTCCCGCTGGCCGACGCCGCGCACACCGGCAGCCGCTGCGCGCTCGCGGTGCTCGCGCTCACCCGGCGGCCGGACCTGCTGCTCGCGGCCACCGAGGACCGGCTGCACCAGCCGTACCGGCGGCCGGCCTACCCGGCATCGCTGCGGCTGGTCGAGGCGCTGCGCGAACACGGTGTCGCCGCCGCGGTCTCCGGTGCCGGTCCGACGGTGCTGGCACTGACCACCGACGGCGCGGTGCCGGCCGGGGTGGACACCGAGGGGTTCGCGGTCCGGCCGCTCGGGGTGGACACCGAGGGCGTCCGGGTCGAGGTGCTCTGA
- the rho gene encoding transcription termination factor Rho — protein MSETDLAGTGTTSTETAPRRRGGLSGMVLAELRQLATELNIPDISGMRKGDLIAAIKERQGGAAAAAPAATAAPAAPARKKSKPKAGSDGAEAPQLPLGDTAAPAPAVTADAPASNGAPAATGAAEEAPVPRTRRRRAATRPAGAPEAAAEQATVSAPAEVTAPPAAAAAPADAPERSDDRPADRPDESQDGGGRRSRGRRRQGEDNGQRDAGQRDAQPDTKPEAKPDAGDGEGRDGDGRDGGRRNRNGGNGGTNGADGNDGGRGGNERAENGRGGRASGDGNDGGRGGRGGRGGRNERNDRNERPDRAERGDRNERNDRGERNDRVDFDDTDDDGDGRGRRGRRFRDRRRGRERERGDGRGNGGSGGGGVDTEIREDDVLLPVAGIVDILDNYAFVRTTGYLSGPTDVYVSMSMVRKNGLRRGDAITGAVRQPREGEQQRQKFNPLVRVDSINGRDPESARNRPEFTKLTPLYPNERLRLETEPTQLTTRVIDLVMPVGKGQRALIVSPPKAGKTTIMQSIANAITTNNPECHLMVVLVDERPEEVTDMQRSVKGEVIASTFDRPPSDHTTVAELSIERAKRLVEMGHDVVVLLDNITRLGRAYNLAAPASGRILSGGVDSTALYPPKRFLGAARNIEDGGSLTIFATALVETGSTMDTVIFEEFKGTGNAELKLDRKIADKRIFPAVDVGDSSTRKEELLMSPDEHAVMVKLRRVLAALDDQQAIDLVLDRLKKTKTNIEFLMQVAKNAPGSGEEQ, from the coding sequence GTGAGCGAGACCGATCTCGCCGGTACCGGGACCACGTCGACCGAGACGGCTCCCCGCCGTCGCGGTGGACTGTCCGGCATGGTGCTGGCCGAGCTGCGTCAGCTGGCCACCGAGCTGAACATCCCGGACATCTCCGGGATGCGTAAGGGTGACCTCATCGCGGCGATCAAGGAGCGGCAGGGCGGCGCCGCCGCGGCCGCCCCGGCTGCCACGGCCGCCCCGGCGGCTCCGGCCAGGAAGAAGTCGAAGCCGAAGGCGGGGTCGGACGGCGCCGAGGCGCCGCAGCTGCCCCTCGGCGACACCGCGGCGCCCGCGCCGGCGGTGACCGCCGACGCCCCCGCTTCGAACGGTGCGCCCGCCGCGACCGGTGCGGCCGAGGAGGCCCCCGTTCCGCGCACCCGGCGCCGCCGCGCGGCGACCCGCCCGGCCGGGGCCCCGGAGGCCGCCGCCGAGCAGGCCACCGTGTCGGCCCCGGCCGAGGTCACGGCGCCGCCCGCTGCCGCGGCGGCTCCGGCCGACGCCCCGGAGCGGTCCGACGACCGCCCGGCCGACCGGCCCGACGAGTCGCAGGACGGCGGCGGCCGCCGCTCCCGTGGCCGCCGGCGCCAGGGCGAGGACAACGGCCAGCGTGACGCCGGCCAGCGCGACGCCCAGCCCGACACGAAGCCCGAGGCCAAGCCCGACGCCGGTGACGGTGAGGGCCGCGACGGCGACGGCCGCGACGGTGGCCGCCGCAACCGCAACGGCGGCAACGGCGGCACCAACGGCGCCGACGGCAACGACGGTGGCCGTGGCGGCAACGAGCGCGCCGAGAACGGCCGTGGCGGCCGTGCCTCCGGCGACGGCAACGACGGCGGCCGCGGCGGCCGTGGCGGCCGGGGTGGCCGCAACGAGCGCAACGACCGCAACGAGCGCCCGGACCGCGCCGAGCGTGGCGACCGGAACGAGCGCAACGACCGCGGCGAGCGCAACGACCGCGTGGACTTCGACGACACCGACGACGACGGCGACGGCCGTGGCCGCCGCGGCCGTCGCTTCCGCGACCGTCGCCGGGGCCGCGAGCGCGAGCGCGGCGACGGGCGCGGCAACGGCGGCAGCGGCGGGGGTGGCGTCGACACCGAGATCCGCGAGGACGACGTCCTGCTGCCGGTCGCCGGCATCGTCGACATCCTCGACAACTACGCGTTCGTGCGGACGACCGGCTACCTGTCCGGACCGACCGACGTCTACGTCTCGATGTCGATGGTGCGCAAGAACGGCCTGCGCCGCGGTGACGCGATCACCGGTGCGGTCCGCCAGCCCCGGGAGGGCGAGCAGCAGCGGCAGAAGTTCAACCCGCTGGTGCGGGTGGACTCGATCAACGGCCGCGACCCCGAGTCGGCGCGCAACCGGCCCGAGTTCACCAAGCTGACCCCGCTCTACCCGAACGAGCGGCTCCGCCTGGAGACCGAGCCCACCCAGCTGACCACCCGGGTCATCGACCTGGTCATGCCGGTCGGCAAGGGGCAGCGGGCGCTGATCGTGTCCCCGCCGAAGGCGGGCAAGACCACGATCATGCAGTCGATCGCGAACGCGATCACGACGAACAACCCCGAGTGCCACCTCATGGTCGTCCTGGTCGACGAGCGGCCGGAGGAGGTCACCGACATGCAGCGGTCGGTGAAGGGCGAGGTCATCGCCTCCACCTTCGACCGCCCGCCGTCGGACCACACCACGGTCGCCGAGCTCTCGATCGAGCGGGCGAAGCGACTGGTCGAGATGGGGCACGACGTCGTCGTGCTGCTGGACAACATCACGCGTCTCGGGCGGGCCTACAACCTGGCCGCTCCGGCGTCGGGCCGGATCCTGTCCGGTGGTGTCGACTCGACCGCCCTGTACCCGCCGAAGCGGTTCCTCGGTGCGGCGCGCAACATCGAGGACGGCGGCTCGCTGACGATCTTCGCCACCGCGCTGGTCGAGACCGGGTCCACGATGGACACGGTGATCTTCGAGGAGTTCAAGGGCACCGGCAACGCCGAGCTCAAGCTCGACCGCAAGATCGCCGACAAGCGGATCTTCCCGGCCGTCGACGTCGGTGACAGCAGCACCCGCAAGGAGGAGCTGCTGATGTCGCCGGACGAGCACGCGGTGATGGTGAAGCTCCGGCGGGTCCTCGCCGCGCTGGACGACCAGCAGGCGATCGACCTGGTCCTGGACCGGCTGAAGAAGACCAAGACCAACATCGAGTTCCTGATGCAGGTCGCGAAGAACGCGCCGGGTTCCGGCGAGGAGCAGTAG